GCCGGTGCCGTGAGCCGCCCGGGATGGGCAAGCGGCTGCTGGTGGCCTACGGGCTGTGGGCGCTGGGGGGGCCGCTGGGGCTGCACCACCTCTACCTGGGCCGCGACAGCCACGCGCTGCTCTGGATGCTGACGCTGGGCGGCTTCGGCGCCGGCTGGCTCGGGGACTTGTGGCACCTCCCTGGCTGGGTGGCCGCCGCCAATGGGGCCGGGGCGCCGGGGCAGCGCGGGGGGAGCGTGCCGGCGCTGAGCGCCCTGCGCCTGGCGGggcaggtggtggtggggacGTATTTCGGGCTGGCGGCGGCGTTGGCGCTGCCCTGGATGCCGCAGCTGCTGGCGCAGCCgctggccgtggggctgggggtgctgctcgTGTCCTCGGTGGGCGACCAGGCCTCCGAGGCGCCCAGCATCCTCGCCGCGGCCTTCCTCgcctccttcctcttccaggGCCGGGTGCTGGCGGTGCTGCCCTCCAGCCTGGCCGCCAGCATCGCCGCCCAGCGCCACCGGCGCTACAAACGCCCCGGGGCGCCCCAGCCACGGCTGCCGGCCCGGCTTTACCACCTGGGGCTGGCCTACCTGGCCTTCGCCGCCCCGCTCGCCTACGGCGTCCTCAGCGGTGCCGCCGGGGTGCTGGGCGCCCCGCTGCGCTGGCTCGGGgccctcctggctctgccccgTGCCGTCGCCGAgcggctcctgctcctgcccctgcgCGCCGGCCGGATCCTGGCCGAGCTTCTGGGCTTCgccagccccgagcccggcGGCTGGAGCGAGAGGCGGCAGTGGGCCTACAAGGTGCAGGGTGCGGCGCTGGGGTCCCCGGGTGgcggtgtgtgtgtggggggaaggAATTAAATAGGGGGGGATAAGGTCTGGCTGGGGGTGGCATAGGGtgcaagcagctgctgttgGGGTGGTCGGGGCTGGAGGGGTCGGCGCAGAGGCACGCGTGGCTTTCATTGCTGCCCCCCCAACATCAGCATCCATCTCACCCCCAGGTCCTGGGCATCCCGTCCGGTGCCGCCGCCGAGGACGTGCACAGGAGCTACCGGGAGCTGGTGAAGGTCTGGCACCCGGACCACAACCGGCATCGGGCCGAGGAGGCCGAGAGGCGCTTCATCGAGCTGCAGGAGGCCTACGAGGTGCTGGCGGGGCCCAGGAGGGCCGCGGCGGGGTgatggggctggcagcccccggcccgTGGAGACCAAAGGCCGTGAGAGGGGAT
This genomic stretch from Oxyura jamaicensis isolate SHBP4307 breed ruddy duck unplaced genomic scaffold, BPBGC_Ojam_1.0 oxyUn_random_OJ67160, whole genome shotgun sequence harbors:
- the DNAJC22 gene encoding dnaJ homolog subfamily C member 22, with translation MGKRLLVAYGLWALGGPLGLHHLYLGRDSHALLWMLTLGGFGAGWLGDLWHLPGWVAAANGAGAPGQRGGSVPALSALRLAGQVVVGTYFGLAAALALPWMPQLLAQPLAVGLGVLLVSSVGDQASEAPSILAAAFLASFLFQGRVLAVLPSSLAASIAAQRHRRYKRPGAPQPRLPARLYHLGLAYLAFAAPLAYGVLSGAAGVLGAPLRWLGALLALPRAVAERLLLLPLRAGRILAELLGFASPEPGGWSERRQWAYKVLGIPSGAAAEDVHRSYRELVKVWHPDHNRHRAEEAERRFIELQEAYEVLAGPRRAAAG